A genomic segment from Propionibacteriaceae bacterium ZF39 encodes:
- a CDS encoding MarR family transcriptional regulator — protein sequence MSERVQARWLDQEQQRIWRTYLLGVARINERLDADLRPFGIDLAEYEILVCLEEAEDRQLRMSDLADAVHQSRSRLTHTVARMEKAGLVERQACPSDRRGVWAHLTAEGFELLKSAAPSHVESVRRAFVAAVDPEDFRALGRAFEAVLAAD from the coding sequence ATGTCGGAACGAGTACAGGCGCGCTGGCTGGATCAGGAGCAGCAACGGATCTGGCGGACCTATCTGCTCGGGGTCGCGCGGATCAACGAGCGCCTCGATGCTGATCTCCGTCCATTCGGGATCGATCTGGCCGAATACGAGATTCTGGTGTGTCTCGAGGAGGCCGAGGACCGGCAGTTGCGGATGTCCGATCTCGCCGATGCCGTGCACCAGTCGCGATCACGCCTGACGCACACCGTCGCCCGCATGGAGAAGGCCGGACTCGTGGAGCGCCAGGCCTGTCCGAGTGATCGCCGCGGGGTCTGGGCCCATCTCACCGCCGAAGGATTCGAACTGCTCAAGTCAGCCGCTCCCAGCCATGTGGAGTCCGTGCGTCGGGCGTTCGTGGCGGCGGTCGATCCCGAGGACTTCCGGGCCCTGGGCCGCGCCTTCGAGGCCGTGCTGGCCGCGGACTGA